Proteins encoded by one window of Nitrospiria bacterium:
- a CDS encoding NAD(P)-dependent oxidoreductase, whose protein sequence is MPNKLVWVTGAHGFLGRHVAREYAKRRWTVVGIGHGDWAPALWKSWGIEEWHHRTVNLDSLAACDGNPDLIVHCAGSSSVGFSFNSPFEDFQKTVASTMDLLEFVRLRSIRAKIVYPSSTAVYGSVPKGKISEDTALNPISPYGTHKMIAEHLLKSYSSHFGINGSIIRFFSIYGNGLTKQLLWDLCSRLSEAPEQIALYGTGNEIRDLLHIDDAVRLILAASETVSAGCPSFNGGSGTGITVREIAEEVRNAFHSTCAVQFNGIARKGDPRYYQADTKRAESLGWKPQHPWREGVKEYVAWFKETHNLK, encoded by the coding sequence ATGCCGAATAAACTCGTCTGGGTCACAGGCGCTCACGGTTTCCTCGGACGCCATGTGGCCCGAGAATATGCCAAACGGCGGTGGACCGTCGTCGGTATCGGACACGGCGATTGGGCCCCGGCCCTTTGGAAAAGTTGGGGCATCGAAGAATGGCATCATCGGACGGTAAACCTCGACTCTCTGGCCGCCTGCGACGGAAATCCGGATCTCATCGTCCATTGCGCGGGAAGCAGTTCCGTCGGCTTTTCATTCAATTCGCCATTCGAGGACTTCCAAAAAACCGTGGCCAGCACGATGGATCTCCTGGAATTCGTACGGCTCAGATCGATCCGCGCAAAAATCGTTTATCCGTCAAGCACCGCCGTCTATGGATCGGTTCCCAAGGGAAAGATTTCAGAGGACACCGCTTTGAACCCAATCTCGCCCTACGGAACGCATAAAATGATCGCGGAACATCTTTTAAAATCCTACAGTTCTCATTTTGGAATCAACGGTTCCATTATCCGTTTTTTCTCCATCTACGGGAACGGGCTCACAAAGCAGCTCTTATGGGACCTCTGTTCCAGGCTTTCGGAAGCCCCGGAACAAATTGCTTTGTACGGCACGGGGAACGAAATTCGAGACCTGCTGCATATCGACGATGCCGTCCGCTTGATTCTGGCCGCTTCGGAGACCGTTTCCGCCGGCTGTCCTTCCTTCAATGGCGGATCCGGAACGGGCATTACCGTGAGAGAGATTGCCGAAGAGGTCCGCAACGCTTTTCATAGCACGTGCGCCGTCCAGTTCAACGGAATCGCCAGAAAAGGAGATCCGAGGTACTACCAAGCCGACACGAAACGGGCTGAATCCCTCGGATGGAAGCCGCAGCATCCTTGGCGAGAAGGCGTGAAAGAATACGTCGCGTGGTTTAAGGAGACGCACAATCTGAAATGA